The following proteins come from a genomic window of Athalia rosae chromosome 1, iyAthRosa1.1, whole genome shotgun sequence:
- the LOC105684109 gene encoding DNA-directed primase/polymerase protein-like encodes MNGFIFAGNYFVNMSEIEKTSFYGTSLTEQHAKHELKVNKYTPINRAELEPKRRRLLGPSEFWGEYHTQREALDVAFQRSSSSLHVFVYQNSLGFRKFIVSHPEIYWQMDKYKPPEERCSYEVIPDGAPCHLYFDLEFETDLNQLKNGARMTKTLIDIFCAYIAEHWDLPCKRSNVLSLDSTTDVKFSRHLVFRLKNVMFKNNKHVGRFVKTVCANIRQSLFVDIHSSSVNNILKNFSKEDVEELFVDTKKGRKLFVDGGVYTRNRHFRLYKSTKWGKNSHLTESSDSEYIPSTKYRDKELGTFLDSLISFLPDNRNLSLLEYQDNGSVDTTEYSKECLSQQIQTQLSLKSAESLYPQIDKFILDIVAPGKIRDIKVVMNNQKLMYNIADYRYCANIGRQHKSNGIYWVVDLQKKIAFQKCWDPDCAGFKSIPKQLPLEVHFQINDEMDSLLSSMPEPEVCPVTTNNPSPDIEDDDLDFELLNIQINQSKN; translated from the exons ATGAACGGTTTTATATTTGCTGGAAATTACTTTGTGAATATGAGCGAGATCGAGAAGACCTCTTTCTACGGAACGAGCTTGACGGAACAACATGCAAAACATGAATTAAAAGTCAACAAATATACTCCCATCAATAGAGCTGAGCTCGAACCGAAAAGAAGGCGACTTTTAGGACCTTCGGAATTTTGGGGGGAATATCATACGCAACGAGAGGCACTTGATGTAGCTTTCCAACGAAGTTCGAGCTCTTTGCATGTTTTTGTTTACCAAAACTCTTTGGGATTTCGCAAATTTATTGTTTCACATCCGGAAATTTACTGGCAAATGGACAAATATAAACCTCCTGAGGAAAGATGCTCCTACGAG GTGATACCTGATGGTGCACCCTGCCACTTATATTTCGACttggaatttgaaactgaTTTAAATCAGTTGAAAAATGGCGCAAGGATGACAAAGACTTTGATAGATATTTTTTGTGCATACATTGCAGAACACTGGGATCTTCCATGTAAAAGATCAAACGTATTGAGCTTAGATTCTACTACAGATGTTAAATTTAGTCGGCATTTAGTATTTCGGTTGAAGAATGTTATGTTTAAGAATAATAAACACGTGGGAAGGTTTGTTAAAACCGTATGCGCTAACATTAGACAGAGTTTGTTTGTCGATATCCATAGTTCTTCGGTTAACaacatattgaaaaatttttcaaaagaagatGTAGAAGAATTATTTGTTGACaccaaaaaaggaagaaagctATTTGTAGATGGAGGTGTTTATACAAGGAACAGACATTTTCGACTTTACAAATCAACAAAGTGGGGAAAAAACTCTCATCTTACCGAAAGTTCCGATTCAGAGTATATCCCAAGCACAAAATACAGGGATAAAGAACTAGGAACATTTCTGGACTCTTTAATATCTTTCCTCCCTGATAATCGAAATCTAAGTTTGCTGGAATATCAAGATAACGGCTCTGTGGACACCACTGAGTATTCAAAAGAATGTTTAAGCCAGCAAATTCAAACTCAATTGTCCCTGAAAAGTGCAGAATCATTGTACCCCCAAATCGACAAATTCATATTAGATATTGTAGCTCCTGGAAAAATACGGGATATAAAAGTTGTGATGAATAATCAGAAACTAATGTACAATATCGCTGATTATAG ATACTGTGCAAACATAGGAAGACAACACAAAAGTAATGGAATATATTGGGTGGtcgatttacaaaaaaaaatagcattcCAAAAATGCTGGGATCCCGATTGTGCTGGCTTCAAATCAATACCAAAGCAATTACCTCTGGaagttcattttcaaattaatgaTGAAATGGATTCCCTCCTATCTTCTATGCCTGAACCTGAGGTCTGCCCTGTGACTACGAATAACCCAAGCCCTGACATTGAAGATGATGACTTGGATTTCGAGTTGctgaatattcaaataaatcaatcTAAAAACTAA
- the LOC105684108 gene encoding stAR-related lipid transfer protein 7, mitochondrial, whose translation MHCLHVSHAVVRRYNPTVIHARNNASYSKSYIGKRWGERWIKIWFRQQSAQVAKSCARQFECIVAQRVRRTLQIFHLYTRIWDEVALKSFVNMWRRRLSQNARQYLMGAVGVSVYNWDHHRISDIELQNYSLELAEIYRLKEKTVTCANCHLRLVIDVTQQGVKYCTCHGVKPALASTQNGTGEHWQPFIERQDMLVWRKEEPRSRGLYAYKVYGSFSDVSAEDFLKVQVDVEYRKEWDPTARHLEVIDTDPRTEFSPNHRSDIIYWEMIWPRLFANRDYVFQRKWVIDKEEGLIIIVSKGTEHPNAPLRPDTHRVTAYWSYMVIKPYTKFDEPGIEFVLTYFDDPGVNIPSAVTTWVAMSGVPDFLCRMRKATTDYRSRKSVSAEAAAAAVGEEEDPVSLESSDDSLSHIDGQESSIREDTESSNKKGKISDGEDDGPKPGERDDNDDVDKNLENEKNKVEDKKESVLGPTPDEERGFLYYFLPSRLFA comes from the exons ATGCATTGCTTGCACGTGTCCCATGCTGTCGTTCGACGATATAACCCCACTGTTATACACGCACGAAATAATGCTAGTTATTCGAAAAGTTATATTGGAAAAAGATGGGGTGAACGTTGGATAAAAATATGGTTCAGACAACAGAGTGCTCAAGTCGCCAAATCCTGCGCTAGACAATTTGAATGCATTGTCGCTCAACGAGTTCGAAGGACCCTCCAAATATTTCATCTCTATACAAGAATTTGGGATGAAGTGGCTCTGAAATCATTTGTGAACATGTGGAGACGTCGACTCAGTCAAAATGCTAGACAGTATTTGATGGGGGCTGTAGGTGTGTCGGTTTATAATTGGGATCATCACAGAATTAGTGACATTGAACTACAGAA TTACTCCTTGGAGCTTGCTGAAATATaccgattgaaagaaaaaacagtaaCTTGTGCCAATTGTCATTTGCGACTAGTCATTGATGTCACGCAGCAAGGCGTGAAGTACTGCACGTGCCATGGTGTAAAACCTGCTCTGGCATCTACACAAAATG GTACGGGCGAGCATTGGCAGCCTTTCATTGAGAGGCAAGATATGTTGGTATGGCGGAAAGAAGAACCACGAAGCAGAGGGTTGTATGCATACAAAGTTTATGGCTCATTTTCGGATGTGTCCGCTGAAGACTTTTTGAAGGTTCAAGTTGATGTTGAGTACCGAAAAGAATGGGATCCAACAGCAAGACATCTAGAAGTTATTGATACTGATCCTAGAACcgaattttctccaaatcATCGCAGCGACATTATTTACTGGGAAATGATTTGGCCA CGATTATTTGCAAACAGGGATTATGTATTCCAGCGGAAATGGGTAATTGACAAAGAAGAAGGCCTCATAATAATTGTTAGCAAAGGAACAGAACATCCCAATGCTCCACTGCGGCCTGATACACACAG AGTGACGGCGTACTGGTCATACATGGTCATTAAACCTTACACCAAGTTTGACGAGCCTGGTATTGAGTTTGTATTAACATATTTTGATGACCCTGGTGTAAACATACCATCGGCTGTAACAACTTGGGTAGCAATGAGTG GAGTTCCAGATTTTTTGTGTCGCATGCGGAAAGCAACTACAGATTATCGGAGCCGAAAATCAGTTAGTGCAGAGGCCGCCGCAGCAGCTGTAGGGGAAGAAGAGGATCCTGTGAGTCTGGAATCTTCCGATGACTCATTATCACATATTGATGGGCAAGAATCGAGTATCAGAGAGGATACGGAGTCTTCAAATAAGAAGGGCAAGATAAGCGATGGGGAGGATGATGGTCCAAAACCTGGAGAGCgagatgataatgatgatgttgacaaaaatttggaaaatgagaaaaataaggtggaagataaaaaagaatctgTATTAGGTCCAACTCCGGATGAAGAACGTGGCTTCCTGTATTACTTTTTGCCATCACGACTGTTTGCGTGA
- the LOC105684094 gene encoding hypertrehalosaemic prohormone-like codes for MFFRIQSGCFVVVVAICLILALGTEAQLNFSTGWGKRSQIPQTGGGSAMCSSQGKPSLNQLIAVYNLIQNEAQRILDCQKFAK; via the exons AT GTTCTTCAGGATCCAATCTGGATGTTTCGTGGTGGTGGTTGCTATTTGTCTGATCCTGGCCCTTGGAACTGAGGCACAACTGAATTTTTCTACGGGATGGGGTAAAAGAAGCCAAATCCCTCAAACGGGAGGTGGTAGTGCGATGTGCTCATCCCAGGGAAAACCTTCGTTGAATCAACTTATCGCTGTTTATAATctgatacag AATGAAGCTCAGAGGATCTTGGATTGTCAGAAATTCGCCAAATGA